Proteins encoded in a region of the Gallalistipes aquisgranensis genome:
- a CDS encoding endonuclease/exonuclease/phosphatase family protein, giving the protein MRKSLHIIGVMVLGLVLCAGAQNPGKRYTVAFYNLENLFDTIKSPGVNDEEFTPEGAKNWNSQKYGKKMSNIEEVFYKLSADTRAYPAVIGVSEIENRNVLEDIVALPKLQKANYQIVHYDSPDKRGVDVALLYRPSQFRLEGSAALPVKLVDNPDWKTRDVLMVWGTIEDEPFYFFVNHWPSRLGGQQQSEYLRELAAGVVRHAVDSVVAARPDAKIVIMGDLNDDPTDRSIAVTLGARAKMSEAKGAADLFNPFNEMHRKGFGTLAYQDAMNLFDNMIVNGNLVTGGSGKLKLYKPDTNRFYGNIYDRPFLRQQSGQYKNYPLRTFVGNNFQGGYSDHFPVFLYIAK; this is encoded by the coding sequence ATGAGAAAAAGTTTGCATATCATAGGGGTGATGGTGCTGGGACTGGTCCTGTGCGCCGGAGCCCAGAATCCGGGCAAACGCTACACCGTGGCGTTCTACAATCTGGAGAACCTGTTCGATACGATCAAAAGCCCCGGTGTGAACGACGAGGAGTTCACGCCCGAGGGGGCCAAGAACTGGAACAGCCAGAAATACGGGAAGAAGATGTCCAATATCGAGGAGGTCTTCTACAAACTTTCGGCCGATACGAGGGCCTATCCCGCCGTTATCGGGGTTTCGGAGATTGAGAACCGCAACGTGCTGGAAGACATCGTGGCGCTTCCGAAACTGCAGAAGGCCAACTATCAGATCGTCCATTACGATTCGCCCGACAAACGGGGGGTAGACGTGGCCCTGCTCTACCGTCCTTCGCAGTTCCGGTTGGAGGGGAGCGCCGCGCTGCCCGTGAAGCTGGTGGACAATCCCGACTGGAAAACCCGCGACGTGCTGATGGTGTGGGGAACGATCGAGGACGAACCCTTCTACTTCTTCGTGAATCACTGGCCTTCGCGGCTGGGCGGACAGCAGCAGTCGGAATATCTGCGGGAGCTGGCAGCCGGGGTCGTGCGTCATGCGGTCGATTCGGTGGTTGCCGCCCGTCCCGACGCCAAGATCGTCATCATGGGCGACCTGAACGACGATCCTACGGACCGGAGTATCGCGGTGACGCTCGGTGCCCGGGCAAAGATGTCCGAGGCGAAAGGGGCCGCCGACCTGTTCAATCCGTTCAACGAAATGCACCGCAAAGGGTTCGGAACGCTGGCCTACCAGGATGCCATGAATCTGTTCGACAACATGATCGTCAACGGAAATCTGGTGACCGGAGGCTCAGGCAAGCTGAAGCTTTACAAACCCGACACCAACCGCTTCTATGGAAACATCTACGACCGTCCGTTCCTGCGTCAGCAGAGCGGCCAGTACAAGAACTATCCGTTGCGCACGTTCGTCGGGAATAATTTCCAGGGTGGGTACAGCGACCACTTTCCGGTATTTCTTTACATAGCCAAATAA
- the recR gene encoding recombination mediator RecR, whose protein sequence is MSRLLDDAVGEFSRLPGIGRRTALRLAMHLLRMEPEEVRQMTAAISAFREQIKYCRCCNNLSDTELCPVCSDPNRDRSTVCVVEQVGDVLSIENTRQYNGLYHVLGGVISPMQGIGPSDLKIDLLLDRIAKGEVKEVILAISTTVEGETTLFYLTRRLARFPGLKVTSIARGIGFGDEIEYADELTIAHAIHHRVRIGDTALEE, encoded by the coding sequence ATGTCCAGACTACTCGACGACGCAGTGGGAGAGTTTTCCCGCCTGCCCGGTATCGGACGGCGCACCGCCCTGCGGCTGGCCATGCACCTGTTGCGCATGGAGCCCGAAGAGGTCCGCCAGATGACCGCGGCCATTTCAGCATTCCGCGAGCAGATCAAATACTGCCGCTGCTGCAACAACCTGTCGGACACGGAACTCTGCCCCGTATGCAGCGACCCGAACCGGGACCGCTCCACGGTATGCGTGGTTGAACAGGTTGGCGACGTGCTTTCGATCGAGAACACCCGCCAGTACAACGGACTCTACCACGTGCTGGGCGGCGTCATCTCCCCCATGCAGGGCATCGGCCCTTCCGACCTGAAAATCGACCTGTTGCTGGACCGTATCGCCAAAGGAGAGGTAAAGGAAGTGATCCTGGCCATCAGCACCACGGTCGAAGGAGAAACCACCCTTTTCTACCTCACCCGGCGTCTGGCCCGGTTTCCCGGCCTGAAGGTGACGTCCATCGCCCGGGGCATCGGTTTCGGCGACGAGATCGAATACGCGGACGAACTGACCATCGCCCACGCCATCCACCACCGGGTGCGGATCGGAGACACCGCACTGGAAGAATAG
- a CDS encoding META domain-containing protein has translation MNIVKITMAAALVTFVAAGCCPCKKYQKKYGKPLQETEWKMVQFNGRTFDAQDGYTVVFGKDNRLGGVGDCNRLMGSYTADNDGVMKISQVASTRMMCPDQAQENSFMQMLGSVDSYQMDGPLLILFSNGEMKAVFEAKK, from the coding sequence ATGAATATCGTGAAGATCACAATGGCTGCCGCTCTCGTGACATTCGTGGCCGCGGGGTGCTGTCCCTGCAAAAAATATCAGAAAAAGTACGGAAAGCCGCTTCAGGAGACCGAATGGAAGATGGTGCAGTTCAATGGCCGTACGTTCGACGCCCAGGATGGATACACCGTGGTGTTCGGCAAGGATAACCGTCTGGGCGGGGTGGGCGACTGCAACCGTCTGATGGGTTCCTATACGGCGGACAACGACGGCGTGATGAAGATTTCGCAGGTGGCTTCCACCCGAATGATGTGTCCCGATCAGGCGCAGGAGAACAGTTTCATGCAGATGCTGGGCTCCGTGGACAGTTACCAGATGGACGGTCCGCTGCTGATCCTTTTCAGCAACGGAGAGATGAAGGCCGTTTTCGAGGCGAAAAAATAG
- a CDS encoding DUF5689 domain-containing protein: protein MKNFKNIRLLAGGLVGCLLGGLLGGCEREYDDPARFQPVEMTPTMTIAQLKSLYTSSSLEIADDIVIAGRVISTDRNGNFYRSFYMEDETSGMEIKIGKTGLYNYYPEGMTVYVKAKGLCLGAYGGMVSLGAPPSEADQASNYQNTWIDVQYWIDQTVFRGKRGEPVTPKVITAMSQITPDLYGTLVRLENMTFQGGTLDTWAVSDDTATDENEAAYGEQRLQFSGGSGTVVIRTSGYARFADSKVPAKGSIVNVTAVLTKYNSTTQLVLNSAEDVEVVSAP, encoded by the coding sequence ATGAAAAATTTCAAGAATATACGGTTGCTGGCAGGCGGACTGGTCGGATGCCTGCTGGGCGGTCTGCTGGGAGGATGCGAACGGGAGTACGACGATCCGGCCCGTTTCCAACCGGTGGAGATGACGCCCACGATGACCATTGCCCAGTTAAAATCGCTCTATACGAGCAGTTCGCTGGAGATCGCGGACGACATCGTGATTGCCGGCCGGGTAATCAGTACCGACCGTAACGGTAATTTCTACCGTTCGTTCTACATGGAAGACGAGACGTCGGGCATGGAGATCAAAATCGGAAAAACGGGACTGTACAACTATTATCCCGAAGGAATGACGGTTTATGTGAAAGCCAAAGGGCTCTGTCTGGGGGCCTACGGCGGTATGGTGTCGCTGGGGGCTCCTCCTTCGGAGGCGGATCAGGCCAGCAACTACCAGAATACGTGGATCGACGTGCAGTATTGGATCGACCAGACCGTCTTCCGCGGTAAGCGGGGCGAGCCTGTGACTCCGAAGGTCATTACAGCGATGTCACAGATCACGCCCGATCTCTACGGCACGTTGGTACGTCTCGAAAACATGACCTTCCAGGGGGGGACGCTCGATACGTGGGCTGTGTCGGACGATACCGCCACCGACGAGAACGAAGCCGCTTACGGGGAACAGCGTCTCCAGTTTTCGGGCGGCTCGGGTACGGTGGTGATCCGTACCAGCGGCTATGCCCGTTTCGCCGATTCGAAAGTACCTGCGAAGGGGTCGATCGTCAACGTGACGGCCGTGCTGACCAAGTATAACTCGACCACACAGCTGGTGCTCAATTCGGCGGAGGACGTTGAAGTGGTCTCCGCTCCCTGA
- a CDS encoding RidA family protein has translation MKKIIHSNNAPKAVGPYSQAVEAGGTLYVSGQLPVVPADGSVPATIEEQTARSLENIRAILTEAGYALPDVVKTTVLLADMDDFAAMNGVYATFFTERMPARVCYQVARLPLGVKVEIDVIAVKG, from the coding sequence ATGAAAAAGATCATTCATTCAAATAACGCACCAAAAGCGGTCGGCCCCTATTCTCAGGCCGTGGAAGCCGGCGGTACGCTGTACGTTTCGGGGCAACTTCCGGTCGTCCCGGCCGACGGCTCCGTCCCGGCCACCATCGAGGAACAGACTGCCCGGAGCCTCGAAAACATCCGTGCGATCCTCACCGAAGCCGGCTATGCCCTTCCGGACGTGGTGAAAACCACCGTCCTGCTGGCCGACATGGACGATTTCGCGGCCATGAACGGTGTTTACGCCACCTTTTTCACAGAGCGGATGCCGGCCCGTGTCTGCTATCAGGTGGCCCGGCTGCCGCTGGGAGTCAAGGTCGAAATCGACGTGATCGCCGTCAAAGGATAA
- the rpsF gene encoding 30S ribosomal protein S6, which translates to MNNYETVFIATPVLSDVQVQELFGKFRGVITENGGQIVNEEDWGLRKLAYPIQKKTTGFYFFIEFTGEGNIVEALETQYRRDERVIRFLTFKQDKYAVEYAAKRRNKNNAKAQEE; encoded by the coding sequence ATGAACAATTACGAAACCGTTTTCATTGCCACGCCCGTACTGTCCGACGTACAGGTACAGGAGCTGTTCGGCAAATTCCGCGGTGTCATCACCGAAAACGGCGGTCAGATTGTAAACGAGGAGGACTGGGGCCTGCGCAAGCTTGCCTATCCGATCCAGAAAAAGACCACCGGTTTTTACTTCTTCATCGAGTTCACGGGCGAGGGCAACATCGTCGAGGCGCTGGAAACCCAGTACCGCCGGGACGAGCGCGTGATCCGTTTCCTGACCTTCAAGCAGGACAAGTACGCCGTCGAGTATGCGGCCAAACGCAGAAACAAGAACAACGCTAAAGCACAGGAGGAGTAA
- a CDS encoding adenylate kinase, with protein MLNIVLFGPPGAGKGTQADLLKERYGLNHISTGEVIREEIRNGSALGKSVEEYIARGELAPDGLVIDMIADYVQAHRECAGNIYDGFPRTTVQAEEFDKIMGRHGLSVDLMLFLDVPDEVLISRLLLRGKESGRADDANAEVIKNRIDVYKAQTAVVADYYAKQGKYAAIDGVGTIEEIFGRLCTEIDALK; from the coding sequence ATGTTGAACATCGTATTGTTCGGCCCTCCGGGGGCAGGCAAGGGGACGCAGGCCGATCTGCTGAAGGAACGTTACGGTCTGAACCACATCTCCACGGGAGAGGTGATCCGGGAAGAGATCAGAAACGGTTCCGCGCTGGGTAAGAGCGTGGAGGAGTATATTGCGCGGGGCGAACTGGCCCCCGACGGGTTGGTGATCGACATGATCGCCGATTACGTGCAGGCGCATCGTGAGTGTGCCGGTAACATCTACGACGGTTTCCCCCGCACGACGGTGCAGGCCGAGGAGTTCGACAAGATCATGGGCCGGCACGGCCTTTCGGTCGACCTCATGCTTTTTCTCGACGTGCCCGACGAGGTGCTCATCTCGCGCCTGTTGCTGCGCGGAAAGGAGAGCGGCCGGGCCGATGACGCCAATGCGGAGGTCATCAAGAACCGTATCGACGTCTATAAGGCCCAGACGGCCGTCGTGGCGGACTATTACGCCAAACAGGGCAAGTATGCGGCCATCGACGGCGTGGGAACGATCGAGGAGATTTTCGGCCGTCTTTGCACCGAGATCGACGCGCTGAAATAG
- a CDS encoding tetratricopeptide repeat protein, with the protein MKRLTILAAALLLGIVPARSQSLDRLWDEANTAYINADYQAAIATYDSILATGNVSYKVYYNLGNAYFKEGKIGPSILNYNRALRLAPSDADIDYNLRVANSYVKDKIEHVPEFFLATWFRSLRMSLSSNAWASVSLVLLAALLGCVLLYLLSTKLALRKTGFYSAIVLLLLFIFSVVSASIGRRELTCAEEAIVMNSAAPVKSSPDNGSKDLFVLHEGTKVSVLNSLEEWREIAIADGNKGWIRSSAIELIQ; encoded by the coding sequence ATGAAACGACTCACCATACTCGCCGCCGCACTGTTGCTGGGTATCGTCCCTGCCCGCAGCCAGTCGCTCGACCGCCTTTGGGACGAGGCGAACACGGCCTACATCAATGCCGACTACCAGGCGGCCATCGCCACCTACGACTCGATCCTCGCCACGGGCAATGTCAGCTACAAGGTCTACTACAACCTGGGCAACGCCTATTTCAAAGAGGGGAAGATCGGCCCTTCGATCCTTAATTACAACCGGGCGCTGCGGCTGGCTCCCTCCGACGCGGACATCGACTATAACCTGCGAGTGGCCAACAGCTATGTGAAGGACAAGATCGAACATGTTCCCGAATTTTTCCTTGCGACCTGGTTCCGCTCGTTGCGCATGAGCCTCAGCAGCAATGCCTGGGCTTCGGTGAGCCTGGTATTGCTGGCCGCACTCCTGGGCTGCGTGCTGCTCTACCTGCTGTCCACGAAACTCGCGCTGCGCAAGACGGGATTCTATTCCGCTATCGTGCTGTTGCTCCTTTTCATCTTTTCGGTGGTTTCGGCCTCGATCGGACGCAGGGAGTTGACCTGTGCAGAAGAGGCGATCGTGATGAACTCGGCCGCCCCGGTCAAAAGTTCGCCCGACAACGGCAGCAAGGACCTCTTCGTGTTGCACGAAGGAACGAAGGTCAGTGTGCTGAACTCTCTGGAGGAGTGGCGCGAGATCGCCATCGCCGACGGCAACAAGGGATGGATCAGAAGCAGTGCCATCGAACTCATTCAGTAA
- the rpsR gene encoding 30S ribosomal protein S18 encodes MAANNNQSEIRYLNPVTVEVKKKKYCRFKKSGIKYVDYKDAEFLKKFLNEQGKLLPRRLTGTSQKFQKKVSTAVKRARHLAILPFVTDLMK; translated from the coding sequence ATGGCAGCCAACAACAATCAGTCGGAAATCCGATACCTGAATCCCGTCACCGTAGAGGTGAAGAAGAAGAAATATTGCCGTTTCAAAAAGTCCGGTATTAAATACGTGGACTACAAGGATGCGGAGTTTTTGAAGAAGTTCCTCAACGAGCAGGGAAAACTGCTTCCCCGCCGTCTGACCGGTACCTCGCAGAAGTTCCAGAAGAAGGTTTCGACGGCCGTGAAGCGTGCCCGTCACCTTGCCATTCTGCCTTTCGTAACGGACTTGATGAAATAA
- a CDS encoding META domain-containing protein, whose amino-acid sequence MKRSNLLCAAVALTGMLAVGCGGQGKADYDALVANGWQLKEIIAADSSYTILPERPVTVVFSDSSTVSGFAGCNGFFGTFSTIGQSEIIIEPKGRMMAMCPDIEFEDRFMALLEQVTSYTVLDGKLSLNDTENGMTLLFDPQTKEETK is encoded by the coding sequence ATGAAACGTTCGAATCTTTTGTGTGCGGCGGTGGCCCTGACGGGTATGCTGGCCGTCGGGTGCGGAGGCCAGGGTAAGGCCGATTACGATGCGCTGGTCGCCAACGGCTGGCAGCTCAAGGAGATCATAGCTGCCGACAGCAGCTATACGATCCTGCCGGAGCGTCCGGTGACGGTAGTTTTCAGCGACAGCAGTACGGTGAGCGGCTTTGCCGGGTGCAACGGCTTTTTCGGTACGTTCAGTACGATCGGGCAGAGCGAAATCATCATCGAACCCAAGGGGCGTATGATGGCTATGTGTCCGGACATCGAGTTCGAGGACCGGTTCATGGCCCTGCTCGAACAGGTAACCAGCTATACGGTGCTGGACGGTAAGCTGAGCCTGAACGACACGGAAAACGGCATGACCCTGCTGTTCGATCCGCAGACGAAAGAGGAAACGAAATAA
- the rplI gene encoding 50S ribosomal protein L9 — MEVILIKDVDKLGYANDIVEVRPGYANNYLIPQGYAKAATASAKKVLAENLKQRAHKDAKIKADAEALAAKIAGTALRIAVKAEEGKIFGSVTAANIAEALASKGIDVDRKTIAVETVKQLGAYEAEVKLHKEVKATVKFEVVAEE, encoded by the coding sequence ATGGAAGTAATTCTGATCAAAGACGTAGATAAGCTGGGTTACGCCAACGATATCGTGGAAGTACGCCCCGGCTACGCCAATAACTACCTCATTCCCCAGGGATATGCCAAGGCCGCTACCGCTTCTGCCAAGAAGGTGCTGGCCGAGAACCTGAAACAGCGCGCCCACAAGGATGCCAAGATCAAGGCCGATGCCGAGGCTCTGGCAGCCAAGATCGCCGGGACCGCTCTGCGTATCGCCGTGAAGGCCGAGGAGGGCAAGATTTTCGGTTCGGTGACTGCCGCCAACATCGCCGAAGCGCTGGCCTCCAAAGGAATCGACGTGGATCGCAAGACGATTGCCGTGGAAACCGTGAAGCAGTTGGGTGCCTACGAGGCCGAGGTGAAACTTCACAAGGAGGTGAAGGCTACCGTGAAATTCGAAGTGGTTGCCGAAGAGTAA
- a CDS encoding carboxypeptidase regulatory-like domain-containing protein has translation MKIKILLFALAALISVPVLAQEGGIKGRVVTRTGRMAIDDAKVSLSGPQSKVVYTDSEGVFEFRNLVPGAYKVLVDALDFQAVELTVNVEQQMKDLNFISLVSDVAIGGLDDSDFAEFDMESANDAQAMPVTLSASKDVYDNIAGYKFSTMRFRNRGYETGTAGVYLNGVYFNDAMTGYTPWSLWSGLNDATRNQEVTGAMGISDYGVGAINGVTNINARASQIRKGFRGSVVNASGQYRFRVMATYASGMKDNGWAYAFSASTRQGGNDWVNGVYYNSWAYFASVEKQFDYCNTLALTVLGAPTIRGVQAASTQEVYDLVGSNYYNPNWGYQGGRSKSDMRNARVRNSHEPIVMLNYYFEPSTKFKLQAAVSYRFGKNGYSALDWYDTQDPRPDYYRNLPSYFEDDPLKAAWVTEGWHNDWNIRQINWDALYNVNYGNYFDMDFTGGIEGITKRYTRSKYVIEERRTDQQDLNAKVQITSIVHNNSTFNAGLEYRWNKTAYFKKLKDLLGGDYWLDVDQFAERDFPTNSNAIQNNLLTPNRLVTEGDKYGYNYLAHLQSGKLWATYELALNHIEAYVAAEGGFTSFYREGLYKKGLFPNDSYGNSERQNFWTYTAKAGVTGKISGSHTLWANVAYMHRAPYFQDAFVSPRTRNSVAPGLTTEKTFGVDLNYMLRLGGFRMRVSGYYTTIKDQNKLISFYDDLNRSYTNFAMRGIDEMHAGLEVGMQAPLVGGLSLKGAFSYGYYKYTSNPYVTQTVDNSNRVILENERVYWKNYKVGGTPQTALSAGLDYRSRRNLFLGVDVGWYDALYIDMNPLYRTDYAHVGLTNEQSQAMAHQEMFPSAFLLNANIGKSWYIHRKYNLGFSLEVKNLLNRQNIKTGGYEQMRLKKVEDPATGEVDHYSPFPSKYFYLFGTTYYLNLYFRF, from the coding sequence ATGAAAATAAAAATCTTACTATTCGCTCTTGCAGCCCTGATCTCGGTGCCGGTGCTGGCCCAGGAGGGTGGCATCAAAGGCCGGGTGGTGACCCGGACGGGCCGGATGGCTATCGACGACGCGAAGGTGTCGCTGAGCGGTCCTCAGAGCAAGGTGGTCTATACCGACTCCGAAGGAGTGTTCGAGTTCCGCAATCTGGTGCCCGGTGCCTACAAGGTGCTGGTGGATGCCCTGGACTTCCAGGCCGTCGAACTGACCGTGAATGTGGAGCAGCAGATGAAGGATCTGAATTTCATATCCCTTGTGTCCGACGTCGCAATCGGCGGACTGGACGACTCCGATTTCGCGGAGTTCGACATGGAGTCGGCCAACGATGCGCAGGCCATGCCCGTGACGCTTTCCGCCTCGAAAGACGTCTACGACAATATCGCCGGATACAAATTCAGTACGATGCGTTTCCGTAACCGGGGATACGAGACCGGTACGGCAGGGGTCTATCTGAACGGGGTCTATTTCAACGACGCTATGACCGGATACACCCCCTGGTCGCTGTGGAGCGGGCTGAACGATGCCACCCGGAACCAGGAGGTGACCGGAGCCATGGGTATTTCGGATTACGGCGTGGGCGCGATCAACGGCGTGACCAATATCAATGCCCGGGCTTCGCAGATACGCAAGGGCTTCCGGGGAAGTGTGGTCAATGCCAGCGGCCAGTACCGTTTCCGTGTGATGGCCACCTATGCTTCCGGAATGAAGGACAACGGTTGGGCCTATGCCTTTTCCGCTTCGACCCGTCAGGGAGGAAACGACTGGGTGAACGGCGTGTACTATAATTCCTGGGCCTATTTCGCTTCGGTGGAGAAGCAGTTCGACTATTGCAATACGCTGGCCCTGACCGTGCTCGGCGCCCCTACCATCCGGGGTGTGCAGGCCGCTTCGACGCAGGAGGTCTATGACCTGGTCGGCAGCAACTACTATAATCCCAACTGGGGATACCAGGGCGGCCGCAGCAAGAGCGACATGCGCAATGCCCGCGTGCGGAACAGCCACGAGCCGATCGTCATGCTCAACTACTATTTCGAGCCCAGCACCAAATTCAAACTGCAGGCCGCCGTTTCCTACCGTTTCGGCAAGAACGGCTACTCGGCCCTCGACTGGTACGACACGCAGGACCCCCGGCCCGACTATTACCGCAATCTGCCCAGCTATTTCGAAGACGATCCGCTGAAGGCGGCCTGGGTGACCGAGGGCTGGCACAACGACTGGAATATCCGGCAGATCAACTGGGATGCCCTCTATAACGTCAACTACGGCAACTATTTCGATATGGATTTCACGGGCGGTATCGAGGGGATCACCAAGCGTTACACCCGTTCGAAGTACGTGATCGAGGAGCGTCGTACCGACCAGCAGGACCTCAATGCCAAGGTGCAGATCACCTCGATCGTACACAACAACTCGACTTTCAATGCCGGGCTGGAATACCGCTGGAACAAGACGGCCTATTTCAAAAAGCTGAAAGACCTGCTCGGCGGCGACTATTGGCTCGACGTGGACCAGTTTGCCGAACGCGATTTCCCGACCAACAGCAATGCGATCCAGAACAACCTGCTCACCCCGAACCGGCTGGTGACCGAAGGCGACAAGTACGGGTACAATTATCTGGCCCATTTGCAGAGTGGTAAACTTTGGGCGACCTACGAGCTGGCCCTGAATCATATCGAGGCCTACGTGGCTGCTGAGGGCGGTTTCACCAGCTTTTACCGTGAGGGCCTCTACAAGAAGGGACTTTTCCCGAACGACTCCTACGGCAACTCCGAGCGTCAGAACTTCTGGACCTACACGGCCAAGGCCGGTGTGACGGGCAAGATTTCGGGCAGCCATACCCTGTGGGCGAATGTCGCCTACATGCACCGGGCTCCCTATTTCCAGGACGCCTTCGTTTCGCCCCGTACCCGCAATAGTGTGGCGCCGGGTCTGACCACCGAGAAGACGTTCGGTGTAGACCTGAACTACATGCTGCGCCTGGGCGGATTCCGGATGCGGGTGAGCGGTTACTACACCACGATCAAGGACCAGAACAAACTGATCAGCTTCTACGACGACCTGAACCGTTCGTACACCAACTTCGCCATGCGGGGTATCGACGAGATGCATGCCGGCCTGGAGGTGGGCATGCAGGCTCCTCTGGTGGGCGGCCTGTCGCTGAAAGGAGCGTTCAGTTACGGATATTATAAGTACACCTCCAATCCGTATGTGACCCAGACGGTGGACAACAGCAACCGGGTGATCCTGGAGAACGAGCGGGTGTACTGGAAGAACTACAAGGTGGGCGGTACCCCGCAGACGGCTCTGAGTGCCGGGCTGGACTACCGTTCGCGCCGTAATCTTTTCCTCGGTGTGGATGTGGGGTGGTACGATGCCCTCTACATCGACATGAACCCGCTGTACCGCACCGACTACGCCCACGTGGGCCTTACCAACGAACAGAGCCAGGCGATGGCCCATCAGGAGATGTTCCCCAGCGCTTTCCTGCTCAACGCCAATATCGGCAAATCGTGGTACATCCACCGTAAATACAACCTCGGGTTCAGCCTGGAGGTGAAGAATCTGCTCAACCGCCAGAATATCAAGACCGGCGGTTACGAGCAGATGCGTCTGAAGAAGGTGGAGGACCCGGCCACGGGCGAGGTGGACCACTATTCGCCGTTCCCGTCCAAGTATTTCTACCTGTTCGGTACGACCTACTACCTGAATCTTTATTTCCGTTTCTAA
- the thiL gene encoding thiamine-phosphate kinase, with protein MGNENKERKETRTEIARLGEFGLIRELTAPFTVRNSGTVMGPGDDAAVLLPCPACPEYTLLTTDLLLEGIHFDLTYFPLKHLGYKTVVIGCSDIYAMNGTPRQMTLSLGVSAKFSVEQLQELYEGVRAACDDYGIDLAGGDTSSSLTGLTLGITVIGSVAREKIVYRNGAKLNDLICITGDLGAAYMGLHLLEREKRALAGVKDPQPRFSGYEYLLRRQLKPSARREVIEELDAAGIVPTSMIDLSDGLASDLLHICKQSRCGARIYLDRLPIARETYRLAEELHADPVVAALNGGDDHELLFTVPLSLQEQVMRLGGIDVIGHITAEETGVALTTPDGSDIPVTAQGHTGVPKDE; from the coding sequence ATGGGAAACGAAAATAAGGAGAGGAAAGAGACAAGAACGGAGATCGCCCGGCTGGGCGAATTCGGACTGATACGCGAACTGACGGCCCCCTTCACCGTCCGGAATTCCGGCACGGTAATGGGACCGGGCGACGATGCGGCGGTGCTGCTCCCCTGCCCCGCCTGCCCGGAATATACGCTGCTGACCACCGACCTGCTGCTGGAAGGCATCCATTTCGACCTGACCTATTTTCCGCTCAAACACCTGGGGTACAAAACCGTCGTGATAGGCTGCAGCGACATTTACGCCATGAACGGCACGCCACGGCAGATGACCCTTTCGCTGGGCGTATCGGCCAAATTCTCGGTCGAACAGCTGCAAGAGCTCTACGAAGGGGTTCGGGCAGCCTGTGACGATTACGGCATCGACCTGGCGGGAGGCGACACGAGTTCCTCGCTCACGGGGCTGACCCTCGGCATCACGGTCATAGGCAGCGTGGCCAGGGAGAAGATCGTCTACCGAAACGGGGCGAAACTCAACGATCTGATCTGCATCACGGGCGACCTGGGAGCGGCCTATATGGGTCTCCACCTGCTGGAACGCGAAAAACGGGCGCTCGCAGGAGTAAAAGACCCCCAACCCCGGTTTTCCGGTTACGAATACCTGTTGCGCCGCCAGCTCAAACCCTCGGCCCGCAGGGAAGTGATCGAGGAGCTGGATGCCGCGGGCATCGTTCCCACGTCCATGATCGACCTGTCGGACGGTCTGGCATCCGACCTGCTCCACATCTGCAAACAGTCCCGCTGCGGAGCCCGCATCTACCTCGACCGGTTGCCCATCGCCCGGGAGACCTACCGGCTGGCCGAAGAACTGCACGCCGATCCGGTGGTGGCGGCTCTCAACGGGGGGGACGACCACGAACTGCTCTTCACTGTCCCCCTTTCCCTCCAAGAACAGGTGATGCGGCTGGGCGGTATCGACGTCATCGGGCACATCACCGCCGAAGAGACGGGCGTAGCCCTCACCACCCCCGACGGCAGCGACATCCCCGTCACGGCCCAGGGCCATACCGGTGTTCCAAAAGACGAATAA